GCCACGGCGGAAGATTTGCCTCATGCCTCCTTTGCCGGGCAACAGGATTCATACCTTCATGTGATCGGCAAGGATTCCATCCTGGAGCATATCCGCAAGTGTTGGGCATCCCTTTTCACGGATCGGGCCATCATTTACCGTATGCAAAATGGGTTTGATCACAGCGAGGTTCACATTTCCGTTATCGTTCAGAAGATGGTATCCCCGCAGGTTTCAGGTATTCTTTTTACGGCTGACCCCGTGAGTTCCAATCGGAAAGTGGTATCGATCGAAGCAGGCTATGGCCTTGGAGAAGCCTTCGTGTCCGGCTTGGTTACACCGGATTCCTATAAAGTACAGGATGGAATCATCATAGATAAGAAGATTGCAACGAAGAAACTGGCTATCTATGGGGTGAACGGTGGAGGGACGGAGACGAAGCCTATACCTCCTGATCAGCAAAAGGCAGCGGCCCTTACGGATGAACAGGTTGTAGAGCTTTCCCGAATCGGCAGGAAGATTGAAGCGCATTTTGACTGTTCACAAGATATTGAATGGTGTTTGGAAGATGGCACCTTTTACATTGTGCAAAGTAGGCCGATCACCACCTTATATCCGATTCCGGAAGCGGTTGATGGGGAGAATCGAGTGTATTTATCCGTCGGCCATCAGCAAATGATGACTGATGCGATGAAGCCCCTCGGGTTGTCCTTTTTCCTGTTAACGACCCCTGCACCGATGAAAATTGCCGGTGGTAGATTGTTTGTGGATTGCACACCTCGGTTAGCATCACCTGCAAGCAGACAATCGTTCATTGAATTAATGGGCAAATCTGAACCACTAATAAAAGATGCTCTCATAACGATTGTAGAGAGGGAAAATTTCATCAAAACGGTAGAGGATGATGTTATGACTGCTCCAAGGAAAGGTGGAGTCGATCCAATCGACCCCGAACCTGCCATCGTTACGGAACTTATAAAGAAAAGTGAAGACTCAATCGAACAGTTGAAACAAACCATCCATTCGAAAAAGGGATCGGAGTTAATCGATTTCATCTTAGAAGATATGAAGGAATTAAAAAGGATTCTATTTGATCCCGAGAGTTCCCGGGTCATTATGGTCGCGATGGATGCTTTATTCTGGATCAATGATCATATGTACGAGTGGTTGGGAGAAAAAAATGTGGCTGATATACTGTCTCAATCGGTCCCGAATAATATCACGTCTGAAATGGGCTTGGCATTGATGGACGTAGCCGATGTGATACGGCCGCGTCAGGCAGTCATCGATTATTTGCACCAGGTAAAAGAGGACCATTTCCTGGATGAATTGATGAAAGTCGAGGGTGGGGAAGAAGCCCGGGAAGCCATCGAAGACTTTCTCTCCAAATATGGGATGAGATGCAGCGGAGAAATCGATATTTCGAGAATGCGCTGGAGTGAAAAGCCAACAATCATTGTCCCAATGATCCTCAGGAACATCCATCAGTTTGAACCGAAGGAGAGCAAACGTAAATTTGAGCAAGGGCGGCTGGAAGCGTTAGAAAAAGAACGAGAATTACTGGAGCGGTTAAGCTCATTACCAGATGGTGAACAAAAGGTAAAAGAGACGAAAAGAAGGATCGACATCATCCGGCATTTCACCGGTTACCGGGAATATCCGAAATACGGAATGATTCACCGCTATTTCGTTTATAAGCAGGCATTATTAAAAGAAGCGGAACGGCTTGCAGAAATGAATATTCTTAAAGAAAAAGAGGACATTTTCTATCTTACGTTTGAAGAATTACAGGACTTGGTGAAAACCAATAAGTCGAAGGATAATCTCATTCGTAAGCGAAAAGAAGAGTACGACTACAATGAAAAACTAACGCCGCCACGCGTGATTACGTCGGACGGTGAAATCATCACCGGTGAATACAAACGGGAAGATCTTCCCGCAGGTGCCATAGCCGGTCTGGCTGTTTCATCAGGAGTGATAGAGGGACGGGCACGTGTGATTGTCAATATGGAAAACGCGGATTTGGAAGAGGGAGATATCCTGGTTACCCCTTATACCGATCCGAGCTGGACACCGTTATTTGTCTCCATCAAAGGGTTAGTCACTGAAGTTGGCGGACTGATGACCCATGGAGCGGTGATTGCACGGGAATATGGACTGCCGGCTGTCGTCGGCATTGAACGTGCGACCGAGCGGATACAAGATGGACAGACGATCAGGGTGCATGGGACAGAAGGGTATGTTGAACTACTATAAGAGAATCATCGTCTCACTTTAGGCAGAGAAAATCATCCAGGTCGGTTATCGATCTGGATGATTTTTTTGATTTATTTACTTTTATTGGAAGTGAAAGAGGTATAATGGGAGTTAACTAAACTGGTTAAGTTAGAGGGTGAATTAGATATGCAGGGTTGGCGTAGGAAGTGGGTGTTGGTTATGCTATGTGTCCTTCCAATGATAGCTGGGTGTCGGGTGATTTTGGTGGATGAAAGCAAAGAGAAGAGTGAAGTGGAACAGGTCGTACAAAGGCCAAGTGAAGCATTGAAGTTGGATGCAAAGGTGCAGCTATTCAAGAAATCCCTCCTTATACGCGGTGAGACCACTTTACCGAAAGGAGCAGTCATGGATGTTCAATTAAAACCCTATCCCAATGACGCGACGTCCCTTCAAATCATCCGAAACGCTATCGAACCACTGGACACTGTCGCCTCTTCTGGCATTGTCAAAGTGAAGAAGGATGGGACAATTGAATCGATCACAATTCCAAGGCCGGATGAAAACAAACGTTATAGACTGGAAATCGTTCTCGATCCGAGAAAGCAAAATGAAGATGTACAAGAGGACCTTGGTCCCCTTGGTAAAAACCTCTCCAACAGTGACGGGAATGTTTCCATAACAGAAAAATCACAAGACATCACCTTCCTGAAAAAATACGCCAACATCATGAAAAGAGAAGAACCCGATGGCTTCATGGCAAAAATCAACCTCGTCGCCTTGGACGAATAATAAGAGGGACGGACCAAGGTCCGTCCCTCTTATAGTGGTGGAAGGTCAAATTTCCCTTCTTCAAACAGTTGTTTGAGCATGTGTTTGGTGTAGCCGGCAGCTTGGGAGAACTGGATTTTCGCCGGCATTGGTGCTTCGTCGGCATCTACGACGACGTCGATGATACATGGTTTCTTTTGTTGGATCGCCTTTTGGAGTGAAGGAAGGATGTCCTCCGGGCGTTCGACGCGGTATCCGACTCCACCGCAGGCTTCAGCGTATTTAGCGAAGTCAGGGTTCTGGAGGTTGGTGCCGAATTCGATATTCCCCATTACTTCCTGCTCGAACTTGATCATGGCGATTTTATGATTGTTTAGTATGACTACGATGATGGGTAAGTCATACTTGACTGCTGTGACGAAGTCCGCCATCGTCATGGCGAAACCGCCGTCGCCGCATATCGCGAACACCTGTCGATCCGGATAGGCGATTTGACTGGCAATGGCACCCGGAAGACCACAGCCGAGGGTCGCGAGCCAGCTCGAAATGATGAAGGACTGATTAGTGATCGGGAAGTGCCGGGCCATCCACACCGTTACGTTTCCGACATCAACGGACAGGATGGCGTCGTCTGATGCAACTTCCTTAAGGGCATGAATCAGTCGCTGCGGTTTGAGCGGGACCGATCCATCCTCCTCTTGTGATTCTAAGTTATCCCACCATTTGCTCGTGCGTTCCTGATTTTTCTCCAGGAATGTTCGATTTTCTTTCCTTGCGATATGTTCGGTCAGCCACTTTAGGGAAGTACCGGCATCCCCGGCGAGACCGACATCAACCGGGTAGCGCTTTCCGATTTGGGACGGGTCAATGTCAATATGAATCGTTTTGGCACTGTCAGGCAGGAATCCGGTGAATGGGAATGAGGTCCCGATCATCATGAGCATATCGGCTTCCTGCATCGCTTCATACGAAGGCTTTGTCCCGATCAGGCCGAGACCTCCCAAGCAATATGGATGCTTATCAGGGACAACCCCTTTGCCGGGCAGGGTCAACACGATAGGGGCCCCGACTTTTTCAGCAAAAGATAGTAGTGTTTCCCGGTGCCCGTGGACGCCTTTTCCCGCAAGGATGATCGGTCGTTCGGCACCCTCGATTAGTTCTTTGGCTCTTTGCAAATCCTCAGGAAGAGGCGCAATGTTCTGCTTTACTGAAAAATGAGACGTCACACGTGCTTCTTTACCCACTTCAAAACGGGGGATGTCATCCGGGATGGTTAGGACGGATACCCCTTTTTTCGCATAGGCCGTCCGGATCGCCTGATTGACGACGGCGGGAAGCTGATCTGCGGACATGATGCGCTGATTATACACGGCCACATCGTCGAACATCCGCTCAAGATTCACTTCTTGAAAAGAGTCCGTCCCTAAAAGGTCAGTTTCTACTTGACCTGTGATGGCCAACACCGGAGCTTTATCGAGCTTGGCATCATACAATCCATTGAGGAGGTGGATAGCTCCCGGACCTGCAATCGCTGTGCACACACCAAGTTTTCCCGTTAATTTCGCATATGCGGCAGCGGCCAGTGCCCCTGCTTCCTCATGCCTAACTTGAATGAATTTGATTTTGTCCTGTTTTTTTCGAAGTGGTTCTATAATGGAATTGATGGAGTCCCCGGGCATCCCGTAAATATGGTCGACTCCCCATTCAATCAAAAGATCAATCAACTTTTCACCAGCGTTTTGTTTGAACATTACATCGTCTCCTCCCGAAATTGGTTATTCCTATTTTGGTACAATACTTCCTAAATTACTCAATATTTCTATTCCGGGATGCACATACTTTAAAAAAAGATCTGGAGTGATGAACATGAAGAAGCTTGTGTTCCTTCGACACGGCGAGAGCCTTTATAATCTTGAAAACAGGTTTACCGGTTGGACGGATGTGGATTTGACCGATGACGGCTATACAGAAGCAAGAAAAGCAGGGGCGGTCCTGAAGAAACACGGGTTCATTTTCGATGTTGCCCATACTTCGGTCTTGAAAAGGGCGATCCGGACCTTATGGATCGCTCTGCACGAAATGGACCTGGTCTGGATTCCAGTATATAAATCATGGAGATTAAACGAGCGGCATTATGGGGGTCTGCAGGGACTGGATAAAGATGAAGTGACGGAACAATTCGGCGAAGAGCAGGTTCATGAATGGAGGCGGTCTGCCGATGTCCGGCCACCAGCGATTTCAGAAGAGGGGCATCGTGGCAACCTCTCCGATCCGAAATACGCCACGGTTGGCAAGGAGAATATGCCATTATCGGAAAGTCTCCTTGATACGGAAAAGAGGGCACTCGTCTATTGGCATGAGGTGATTGTCCCGAGCATCCGGGACAATAAACGTGTCATCATATCCGCTCACGGAAACACGCTCAGGGCATTAGTGAAATTCCTTGATCATATCCCTGATGACGGGGTTGTCAGTCTCAATATACCTAATGGCATCCCCCTCGTGTATGAATTGGATGATGACTTGAATCCCATCAGGCATTATTATTTGGACGATGAGGGAGAGGTGCCGCATGATCGAATTCCACGGCATATGGATATGGAGGATAGGGAGAATTGGGATTGGATGGGGTGAGGAAAAAGGAAAAGGACCACGTTGCATGGTCCTTTTTTGCTGTTACCTATCCTTTTCCAACCTGTCCAGCCAGTTCTGTACCAGAGAATCGAATAGATCCTCCTGCTCAATCTGCACATTATGACCACCCATATCAAGCACGGCGAAGGTTGCCCTTGGATAATTCTCGATTAATCGCCACGCATCCTGATATCCGACTACATGATCTTGCCGTCCGGTGAGGATCAGCGTTGGACAGTCAAGTGTATGTGAAAGCTCGAAGGTGAAGCCATAGCCATTTTCCCGGATCCTATTTACGAATTCCTCATTCGTATGAGTGGAAGGAAGCAGGATGTCATCACGGAACCTTTCCCATTCCCTCTGACCCTGCACGACTCCCATCGCTGAAAAAGCCTCTGCTTCCAGTGAGGAAAGATTCGATAGTAAGTCAGGGTCCTTTTTCAATACGATTTGCTGCGGCAGTTCTCTTTTATCCGTATCGGGTATTACCATGGGTGCCAGAAGCATTAAGCCTCGAACTCTATCTTGTCGAGCCTCTACTATTCCCCTCGCCATATAGCCCCCATACGAATATCCGCACACGATGAAGGGTTGATCGGGAATCAACTCATCCAGTAGTGCCAGCACAGCTCCCAACATATCGTCGGAGTTCTTGATGGAAGGTTTTGCTTCCGATTTCCCCATTCCAGGCAGATCTATGTAAATCCGTTTCCATCCGGTGCGGTTCTCGAAGTTCGGTTCCATTGCATGCATCATGGCCTGATGATCCAGCGTCCACCCATGCACCATTACAATGGGAAATCCTTCTCCGATGATTTTATGGTAAATAGCCACGTATATTCCCCTCCTTTTAATCTATTAAAAGTATATGTTATTTTCTGGATTAATCAAAGGATACTTCTCCATGTGTGTTGAATGCAGTTAAAGGAAGTTTATTTAAAAAATGAAACCAAACAAAGAGTAATTCGTCTTAGCAATATAAGGGAATGAGGTGACGAACGTGTGAGAAAGGTGAAGAACGACGATCATTCAGACAGCCGAGATGCCTGGCTGGAAAGAATCATGGATGAGTACGGCGAACGGCTGACGAAATTGGCTTATAACTATGTGAAGGACTGGGGGGTGGCTGAAGATATCGTTCAGGATGTCTTCATCACATGTTTCAGGCATTATGAAAAAATAGATGAGATTATTTCATTCAAAGCTTGGATCTATCGACTGGTGATCAATCGATCAAAGGATGTTTTGAAGAGTTCTGCGTTTAAGAGAGTTGTGATGAATTCAAGCCTTTACTCCATTTTCACATCAAAGGAACCGTTGCCTGACATGAGCTTGGTGAAGCGAAGCGAGGAAGAGATTCTTTCAAAGAGCGTTCTCGATTTGCCCCTAAAATATCGGGAAGTCATCATTCTTTATTATTATGAAGAATGTTCCATTGAGGACATCAAAGGATTGTTAGGTCTGAACGGCAACACGATCAAAACCAGGTTGAACAGAGGCAGGATGAAGCTGAAAAGTAGCTTGGAAAGGTGGGAGCATGATGGAAGATAAGCTTAAAGAGTTGAAGAAAGCGATGGATTCTACGACTCTCAAAGGCAGGCACTTCACGGAAATTCAAGAAAGCAAGATTCGGCGTGCCGTTCATCATCCAGTGGAAACAAAAAGCCCTAATCCATTCATGATTTTCATCATGACGACTGTAGCCCTTTGTTTAATAGGCTTCTTTGTTTCAACAGAGTTGATGGTTAATAAGAACGGCTCGATTAACGGCAGTCCCAACACATGGGAAGTTCATCACGATTACAAGGAGAATCATAACGTTCTATTTAGCATCTTACCTGATCCCGATCTGCATGCGGGTAAGGCATATGGATATATTTTCAGTTTCAAAGAACCTTTTGACACATTCAAAGGGAAAGAACTATCTATATCGGCAACTCATAAAAAAACAGGGGAACGAATAGAAGTGATGGAGCCGCAAAACATAACGGAACCTTCAAAAGGGTACTCAAGCATGCAGCGCTTCACGGCCAGTTTTCAGGTTCCATACGGGGGATTGTGGAGGTATGAAGTCTATCTTGATGGCAAGGTTTACGGTAATGTCGTCGTTAATGTGGAGGAAGAGAGTCCTGTCACGTTGCCAGAAGATATACCTGAATACGTACAAGAAAGTGATATTCATCATATCGACTGGGATCGAAAGGCGACGACCTTTGGAACGAATATGACCGGGAATGGAGGTAAGTCGGGTATCATCGGCGCTGACATGCCAAGTTTGAACGGGCAAAAGTGGATGTGGCATCTATGGGATACGGACGCCTCTGATTTAACGGTGGTTGCTTATCAAAGAGATTCAGGAACCGTGCAGCCTATATTGGATAACGGTGAAAGCTGGACGATCCCTCTTGGCGGGGAGAACAATGGTGCGGATGTTCATGCACCATCGTCTGTTACCATTCCGGAACGTGGGGAATGGGCGTTTGTGCTTTATGCGGATGGGGAGTTGTTTGATGTGGTGGTGATGGAGATTGCTAATTGAATGTGATGGAAGATATATACCTACTTTTAGGTATGGTTTGGATGCCAAACTCCCATTTAAGACCGTAAGATGGCTATTTTTAGCTGGGAATGGGGGCCAGGACCCGCATCTAGACCGTTTGCTGTGATGATTTCTCTGTTAGGAACCTCCTTCGCTGGAAGTTCATGCGGGATTTGGGATGAATCAAGCGGGATCTGTCTTTTTCATGCGGGTTTAGGATTTATCATGCGAGAATACGCATAATCGTGCCAGGATGTCGAATTTCCTTTATAAGAAGTTTCAGGAAGAAATGCAACGACATCCCGGCCGTAATATCACTAACCGTTGATGAATCAACCAGGGTAAAATACAATCTCCTCTATATCCCTAACCCACTCCATAGCATCAGTCCCATCCGCATTTCCAATCCACAGATCCCTTTTTGTATCAGTGAGGGATTTTCCCCTTAACCAAGCGAGTTTTTCAATGGATGGGATATACTGTGGAGCATAATCACCATACCCTTTTGGAGGACTCGTTATCTTCGTTTGTTTCTTCGAATCGATATTCAAGGTGTAAAGGACGGGCAGCGGATGCTTGCTAAAGTCGTTCGTCCACTCTTGTTCCTTGATCCTCGACACGACCAGTGAGTTGTCAGTCATCCAATCAAAATCAAGGTCAGCGTAATCGGCAGGTGTGTATGTCCCTGACGCAGGCATTTCTTTTAGCTTTAAGTCCTTATTTTTGAAGCCGAACACGATTCTTCCGCCGCCTGCGATATAGGCTAGTGTATCGGTTGAAGATGACCATTTGGGCTGTCCTACCTGTAAAATCATTTCGTCCAACACCTCGAAATTCTTCCCTAGACTATCAATGACACAGACCATATCGCTGTCCATGGACCAGGAAGCGGTAGGAGATACGACAAACGAAATCCACTTGCCGCTCGGGGAATAGGTCAGCTCCTCTGCATTGACGGCAATCAGTTTGTTTTGTTCATTTGTCCCGATTTCTTTAGGTAGTGTGAAAAACGGCTCCACGCCTCCGAACAAAACAATATCCTTAAAATTATCGCCGGCTTTTTTAGTAAACAAAGAGGCACTTGACCATCCATCGGGGTTGAGGGTTCCCGATGAAGAAAGAAGGAATCCACTTCCGTCCGGAATCCAAGTGTAATCACTGACCCCGGTTGCGATGTTGTAGAAACGGTTGAGGTCAGAGATATCTAAGATTCCATTATTTATATAAGCTAGATGGTTTTTATGGGGAGCCCACCCTGGTGAGGTGCCATTATATGAAATTCGCTTCTTTTGTCCGGTGTGGAGGTTGTAGGTCCATAGTTCTGACTGTCCTTCATTTAATGTCTCTACTTGATAGGCGATAAGGGTGCCGTCGGTCGACCATTTGGGCTTAGAGTGAACATTACCGGTATTGGTTAGCTGTTTTTCCTTTTCATCTACCAAGGTCCACACATTCCCCTCCCTGATAAAAGCAGCTTTCACTTGAGCGAATGGAGCTGCAGATGTGGCTAATGGAAAAAGTAGAAAGAGGACGATGGTCAGGATGAATGCTTTTTTCATTTGGTGGGTCTCCTTTTTTGTAGATGGTCTTACTATTTTCCTTGAGGGAAAACTTTATGTGATAAAGAAGGTATTTTAAAAGAAGGAGTTCATCCTTTTATGATGAAATACTATCAATGGCACGACATTATAAAGGAGGCAGACGAAAATGAATCGAACAGACCTACTCTTAAGAATGCTCGACACAACATACGACCAGGAAAGCTGGTATGCACCGTTAAAACCAGCAATTGAAGGGCTCACGGCAAAACAGGCTTGTTGGAGACCGGATGGAGAAGCAGCGAAAACCATATGGGAGAATGTAAATCACCTTACTTATTACAAAGAAAGACTGACGGCACAATTGGAAGGCCGTGAATGGACTCAAGCTCTCGATGGCAATGATACTTTCTATCTAACGGAACAAATAAATGATGACAAGGAATGGGGAGCAGTCGTTGAGCGTGTTGAATCGGCCCATGGTCGCTTAAGGGAAGCGCTTAGTAAAACAACGGATGAAATGCTTGAAGAAAATTCTCTTGAAGAGAAATTGTTGGACATCATGATGCATGATGCTTACCATACGGGTCAGATCATGCAATTGAGGAAGATGCAGGGGGCGTGGCCGTCGCAGAGGTGAATAGTGAGGCGTGAAAAGCTGGGATCAAAAAGGGTCTTCAGCTTTTTTCTATATAAAAAATAAAACCCTTTCTTTTATATCGTATATTACGATATAATTTTTACTAACGATACAAAGGGGTGTTCTTATTGAAAGATAAAGTTATGTTGTTAAACCAGTATTGGACGGATATTTATTTTCATTTGCATTATCTCCATAGAGAAAAAATTTCTCATCAGGTGGTTCGTATTCTTCAACTTGTAGACAAGAAGTCAGGAGTTGGGGTAAATGAAATTGCTTCATACTTACAAGTTTCTCATAATACAGCATCAGAGCATGTAAAGAGAACGTTTGAAAAAGGGTATTTAGTGAAGGTGAGAGATCCCCTTGATGAACGAAAAGTAATCCTGAGTTTAACAGAATCAGGGGAAGAGGTTTTGTATAGGAATACAAGCCTGGATGAAGAAAAGCTAGGGAAGGTTCTGGAGCAACTGAACGACGATGAAGAAGAACTGGTTGAACAAGCCCTCAAAATACTAAGTAAGAGGGCAAAAGAATGTACGTGATGGCGAAAATTATTGTATCGGCAGTCGTTATAGGTGTGGTGACTGAAATTTCAAGAAGATTTCCTTCATACGGAGGCAAAATCGCAGCACTGCCTTTAGTAAGTTTACTGAGTATTATCTGGCTGTACGTTCAAGGCGAACAATCCACTGAAATAAGCAAATTTGCATTAGGGGTCCTTTGGGGATTCCCGGCGACTGCTTTCCTTCTGGTACTCGTATATGTAGCGATTCAGCATTCGATTAATCTATTTTTATCAATTGGGATCGGAATATTCGGATGGGGATTGTTTTTATTTATTCAAGAGTTGTTTCTGAAATATTTTAAAGAATCTTTAATAGGTTTGTTCGTTCAGAAGTAGGACATGTATCAAAAAAGTAAATCAGGTTAAATCAGTTAAGATTAGTTGGGGCCAGATCCTCAGGAGTTTTTTGGGGGACTAGACCTCAGCTTTCGAATTTTATTTTTTTTGGATCTCAGTCTAAACAACATTCACTATTAATGAGCTGTTTGTCGGAAATTTGAATTCCAAACTTTTTCTCAAACAGATTAATAGTGTTGTTGTGAATTAGAAATTATTGGATAATGGATATAGGTTTATCATCGAAGTTGGGAGAGAGATACGAATGGTCATTAATACAATAGAATTTCATATTCGTAATCTACCTTATATCATAAGGTCAGCAAGAGAAGAAGATGCTAAGAAACTGTCAGAAGTCCGGCTTCAAATCGATGGAGAGACAGAAAACATGGATAGGGTAAAAGGTGAGGCGTACATAGATGAGCCGGGTTTTAAACATATAATCAGAGAAGATACAGAGAGTCCAAGAAACCTATTCCTCGTATGTGAAGTCGAGGACAGGATTGCAGGCTTCTCCAGATGTGAAGGGAAATCATTAAAGCGGATTGCTCACAAGGTAGAGTTCGGTGTAGGTGTATTACAGGAATTCTGGGGATACGGCATCGGGAAAAATCTATTAAAGATGAGCATACGCTGGGCAGATGACAACGACATTAAGAAGATCACTTTGAATGTCCTCGAAACCAATGAAAAAGCCATCATGCTCTATAAGAATAACGGGTTTGAAGTTGAAGGAGTATTGAAGAGTGATAAATTATTATCGGATGGACGTTACTACGATACTGTGGTGATGGGACGGTTACATCCGTAAGGAGTGGTTCCTATGAATCTGACAGATAAGCCAACGAAAAAGTATAGCCTTCTTCTATTCGACCTGGATGACACGCTTCTTGAAAATTCCTCATGGTTTGACGATGGGCTGGTTCAGACGCTTGCCGAACATTCTTTGACAAAGGAAATGGATGAACAACAATTTTTGAAGAAAATAAAACAACCTCCAAGATCTCTAATCGATAAACTTGTAAGTGGTGAACTAACTACATTTGAATTTAAAAGAGAAAGATGGAAGGGTGCCCTTGATTCCTTTGACGTGAGAGCAGACATTG
The DNA window shown above is from Rossellomorea vietnamensis and carries:
- the ppsA gene encoding phosphoenolpyruvate synthase; translation: MNSLVLSFQEMKQSELSLVGGKGLNLGLLSKIQGIQVPDGFSVTTVGFRRAVEQNETYHTLLARLSKLKPEDRNQIGEVSKEIRKFLLNITIPSDVVETVTHYHSRFGEEHAYAVRSSATAEDLPHASFAGQQDSYLHVIGKDSILEHIRKCWASLFTDRAIIYRMQNGFDHSEVHISVIVQKMVSPQVSGILFTADPVSSNRKVVSIEAGYGLGEAFVSGLVTPDSYKVQDGIIIDKKIATKKLAIYGVNGGGTETKPIPPDQQKAAALTDEQVVELSRIGRKIEAHFDCSQDIEWCLEDGTFYIVQSRPITTLYPIPEAVDGENRVYLSVGHQQMMTDAMKPLGLSFFLLTTPAPMKIAGGRLFVDCTPRLASPASRQSFIELMGKSEPLIKDALITIVERENFIKTVEDDVMTAPRKGGVDPIDPEPAIVTELIKKSEDSIEQLKQTIHSKKGSELIDFILEDMKELKRILFDPESSRVIMVAMDALFWINDHMYEWLGEKNVADILSQSVPNNITSEMGLALMDVADVIRPRQAVIDYLHQVKEDHFLDELMKVEGGEEAREAIEDFLSKYGMRCSGEIDISRMRWSEKPTIIVPMILRNIHQFEPKESKRKFEQGRLEALEKERELLERLSSLPDGEQKVKETKRRIDIIRHFTGYREYPKYGMIHRYFVYKQALLKEAERLAEMNILKEKEDIFYLTFEELQDLVKTNKSKDNLIRKRKEEYDYNEKLTPPRVITSDGEIITGEYKREDLPAGAIAGLAVSSGVIEGRARVIVNMENADLEEGDILVTPYTDPSWTPLFVSIKGLVTEVGGLMTHGAVIAREYGLPAVVGIERATERIQDGQTIRVHGTEGYVELL
- a CDS encoding pyruvate oxidase — encoded protein: MFKQNAGEKLIDLLIEWGVDHIYGMPGDSINSIIEPLRKKQDKIKFIQVRHEEAGALAAAAYAKLTGKLGVCTAIAGPGAIHLLNGLYDAKLDKAPVLAITGQVETDLLGTDSFQEVNLERMFDDVAVYNQRIMSADQLPAVVNQAIRTAYAKKGVSVLTIPDDIPRFEVGKEARVTSHFSVKQNIAPLPEDLQRAKELIEGAERPIILAGKGVHGHRETLLSFAEKVGAPIVLTLPGKGVVPDKHPYCLGGLGLIGTKPSYEAMQEADMLMMIGTSFPFTGFLPDSAKTIHIDIDPSQIGKRYPVDVGLAGDAGTSLKWLTEHIARKENRTFLEKNQERTSKWWDNLESQEEDGSVPLKPQRLIHALKEVASDDAILSVDVGNVTVWMARHFPITNQSFIISSWLATLGCGLPGAIASQIAYPDRQVFAICGDGGFAMTMADFVTAVKYDLPIIVVILNNHKIAMIKFEQEVMGNIEFGTNLQNPDFAKYAEACGGVGYRVERPEDILPSLQKAIQQKKPCIIDVVVDADEAPMPAKIQFSQAAGYTKHMLKQLFEEGKFDLPPL
- the gpmA gene encoding 2,3-diphosphoglycerate-dependent phosphoglycerate mutase; translation: MKKLVFLRHGESLYNLENRFTGWTDVDLTDDGYTEARKAGAVLKKHGFIFDVAHTSVLKRAIRTLWIALHEMDLVWIPVYKSWRLNERHYGGLQGLDKDEVTEQFGEEQVHEWRRSADVRPPAISEEGHRGNLSDPKYATVGKENMPLSESLLDTEKRALVYWHEVIVPSIRDNKRVIISAHGNTLRALVKFLDHIPDDGVVSLNIPNGIPLVYELDDDLNPIRHYYLDDEGEVPHDRIPRHMDMEDRENWDWMG
- a CDS encoding alpha/beta fold hydrolase, with product MAIYHKIIGEGFPIVMVHGWTLDHQAMMHAMEPNFENRTGWKRIYIDLPGMGKSEAKPSIKNSDDMLGAVLALLDELIPDQPFIVCGYSYGGYMARGIVEARQDRVRGLMLLAPMVIPDTDKRELPQQIVLKKDPDLLSNLSSLEAEAFSAMGVVQGQREWERFRDDILLPSTHTNEEFVNRIRENGYGFTFELSHTLDCPTLILTGRQDHVVGYQDAWRLIENYPRATFAVLDMGGHNVQIEQEDLFDSLVQNWLDRLEKDR
- a CDS encoding sigma-70 family RNA polymerase sigma factor, with protein sequence MRKVKNDDHSDSRDAWLERIMDEYGERLTKLAYNYVKDWGVAEDIVQDVFITCFRHYEKIDEIISFKAWIYRLVINRSKDVLKSSAFKRVVMNSSLYSIFTSKEPLPDMSLVKRSEEEILSKSVLDLPLKYREVIILYYYEECSIEDIKGLLGLNGNTIKTRLNRGRMKLKSSLERWEHDGR
- a CDS encoding TolB family protein; the encoded protein is MKKAFILTIVLFLLFPLATSAAPFAQVKAAFIREGNVWTLVDEKEKQLTNTGNVHSKPKWSTDGTLIAYQVETLNEGQSELWTYNLHTGQKKRISYNGTSPGWAPHKNHLAYINNGILDISDLNRFYNIATGVSDYTWIPDGSGFLLSSSGTLNPDGWSSASLFTKKAGDNFKDIVLFGGVEPFFTLPKEIGTNEQNKLIAVNAEELTYSPSGKWISFVVSPTASWSMDSDMVCVIDSLGKNFEVLDEMILQVGQPKWSSSTDTLAYIAGGGRIVFGFKNKDLKLKEMPASGTYTPADYADLDFDWMTDNSLVVSRIKEQEWTNDFSKHPLPVLYTLNIDSKKQTKITSPPKGYGDYAPQYIPSIEKLAWLRGKSLTDTKRDLWIGNADGTDAMEWVRDIEEIVFYPG
- a CDS encoding DinB family protein: MNRTDLLLRMLDTTYDQESWYAPLKPAIEGLTAKQACWRPDGEAAKTIWENVNHLTYYKERLTAQLEGREWTQALDGNDTFYLTEQINDDKEWGAVVERVESAHGRLREALSKTTDEMLEENSLEEKLLDIMMHDAYHTGQIMQLRKMQGAWPSQR
- a CDS encoding MarR family winged helix-turn-helix transcriptional regulator — its product is MKDKVMLLNQYWTDIYFHLHYLHREKISHQVVRILQLVDKKSGVGVNEIASYLQVSHNTASEHVKRTFEKGYLVKVRDPLDERKVILSLTESGEEVLYRNTSLDEEKLGKVLEQLNDDEEELVEQALKILSKRAKECT
- a CDS encoding DUF3147 family protein; this translates as MYVMAKIIVSAVVIGVVTEISRRFPSYGGKIAALPLVSLLSIIWLYVQGEQSTEISKFALGVLWGFPATAFLLVLVYVAIQHSINLFLSIGIGIFGWGLFLFIQELFLKYFKESLIGLFVQK
- a CDS encoding GNAT family N-acetyltransferase, with amino-acid sequence MVINTIEFHIRNLPYIIRSAREEDAKKLSEVRLQIDGETENMDRVKGEAYIDEPGFKHIIREDTESPRNLFLVCEVEDRIAGFSRCEGKSLKRIAHKVEFGVGVLQEFWGYGIGKNLLKMSIRWADDNDIKKITLNVLETNEKAIMLYKNNGFEVEGVLKSDKLLSDGRYYDTVVMGRLHP